The Chryseobacterium aureum genome contains a region encoding:
- a CDS encoding calcium:proton antiporter, whose translation MYIKKYLGMWTFLVPILAWVSYVGNSVFSSGYYSVILTLFLIGSVLAAVYHSEVIAHRLGEPFGTLLLAFAITVIEVGLIISIMMGAKGLETITLARDTVFAAVMIILTGIIGSCIVIGSLRYREQSFTLQGVSTALITLTSVIIFVLILPNYTVSHLGGEYTSFQLLFIALISLGLYLGFTMIQTFRHRSFFISPQNKLSKNQPIVNNHEVISRKELYISCVLLILSLGIVVLLAKLLSKDVEHIVVSLGAPKSLVGIIIAGIVLLPEGLAAFRAAKSDQIQTSLNLAFGSALASIGLSIPAIAIISVITGIRMTLGIDIKSTILLGLSLFIITVSLATGRTNIMQGIVLIAIFLIYLFITIVP comes from the coding sequence ATGTATATAAAAAAATATTTAGGGATGTGGACGTTTTTGGTTCCTATCCTGGCGTGGGTTTCCTATGTTGGGAATTCTGTTTTTTCTTCAGGGTATTACTCTGTGATTCTTACTTTATTTTTGATAGGAAGTGTTTTGGCAGCGGTGTATCATTCCGAAGTCATTGCCCATCGTTTGGGGGAGCCCTTTGGGACTTTGCTTCTGGCATTTGCTATTACGGTTATAGAAGTAGGGCTTATTATTTCCATCATGATGGGAGCAAAAGGTTTAGAAACCATTACTCTTGCCAGAGATACGGTTTTTGCTGCAGTGATGATAATCCTTACCGGAATTATTGGAAGCTGTATTGTGATAGGTTCCTTAAGATATAGAGAACAGAGCTTTACCTTACAGGGAGTAAGTACGGCACTCATTACGCTTACCTCTGTGATTATTTTTGTGCTTATTCTGCCCAATTATACGGTAAGTCATCTGGGAGGAGAATATACGTCCTTTCAATTGCTTTTTATCGCCTTGATTTCTTTAGGACTTTATCTTGGATTTACCATGATTCAAACATTTAGACATCGAAGCTTTTTCATTTCCCCACAAAATAAACTGTCTAAAAATCAGCCTATAGTAAATAATCATGAAGTGATTTCCAGAAAAGAATTGTATATCAGTTGTGTATTGTTAATATTATCTCTGGGAATAGTCGTTTTATTGGCAAAGCTTCTTTCAAAGGATGTTGAGCATATAGTGGTTTCTTTAGGTGCTCCCAAATCTCTTGTAGGTATCATCATTGCTGGTATTGTTCTTCTTCCGGAAGGATTGGCTGCATTCAGAGCTGCAAAAAGTGATCAGATCCAAACCTCATTAAATCTGGCTTTTGGTTCTGCTTTGGCAAGTATAGGACTAAGTATTCCAGCGATTGCCATTATATCTGTAATAACCGGTATAAGAATGACATTAGGAATAGATATCAAATCAACAATACTTTTAGGACTTTCGCTTTTTATTATTACCGTTTCACTGGCAACGGGCAGAACTAATATCATGCAGGGAATTGTATTGATCGCTATTTTTTTAATTTATCTTTTTATTACAATTGTACCATAA
- a CDS encoding cupin domain-containing protein yields the protein MNHQELEKSKVYITSNVVEYISNSIVSKTIIKKLTGNISAISFDEKEGLPERVSPFDAFAQIIEGKAEIIIDGATYFMEEGECIIIPAHKSHSIKGNKSFKMIVTIINSDYE from the coding sequence ATGAATCATCAAGAACTTGAGAAATCAAAAGTATATATTACCAGCAATGTAGTTGAATATATTTCGAACTCCATAGTCAGTAAGACCATAATAAAAAAATTAACGGGCAATATCAGTGCTATATCATTTGATGAAAAAGAAGGATTACCCGAAAGAGTTTCCCCTTTTGATGCTTTTGCACAAATTATTGAAGGTAAAGCAGAAATCATTATAGACGGAGCTACTTATTTTATGGAAGAAGGTGAATGCATAATTATTCCCGCCCATAAATCTCATTCTATAAAAGGAAATAAAAGCTTTAAGATGATAGTAACGATAATAAATAGCGACTATGAGTAA
- a CDS encoding heme oxygenase — translation MKTIHLFRFNDSIFRKIPFFKEEHKLKTDVTELDLMNIEIVTEYIVKTHDDFSFDNTSGNDLLSMCKKAQKTIEHYFVIRLDHYDFI, via the coding sequence ATGAAAACAATACATCTGTTCCGATTTAACGATTCTATTTTCCGCAAAATTCCTTTCTTCAAAGAGGAGCATAAGTTAAAAACCGACGTAACCGAACTTGATTTAATGAATATTGAAATAGTAACTGAATACATCGTGAAAACCCATGATGACTTTAGTTTTGACAACACATCAGGAAACGATCTTTTATCTATGTGCAAAAAAGCTCAAAAAACAATTGAACATTATTTTGTGATAAGACTGGATCACTATGATTTTATATGA
- a CDS encoding transposase, producing the protein MKKIRKNYSLEFKIQAVSLSEQRGNVSSVAQALGICKESLVNCRKLHKEGKLTKEKQISSDPIREELLRLRKELEETKLERDILKKAIGIFSKRDG; encoded by the coding sequence ATGAAAAAGATCAGAAAAAATTACAGTCTAGAGTTTAAGATCCAAGCAGTATCTTTAAGTGAACAACGGGGCAATGTATCTTCGGTAGCTCAAGCATTGGGGATCTGCAAAGAAAGTTTAGTCAATTGTAGAAAGCTTCACAAAGAAGGTAAGCTTACAAAAGAAAAACAAATTTCCTCTGACCCGATAAGAGAAGAGCTACTGAGGCTTCGAAAGGAACTTGAAGAAACAAAGTTAGAACGTGACATCTTAAAAAAGGCGATAGGCATCTTCTCCAAGAGAGACGGGTAA
- a CDS encoding IS3 family transposase translates to MRSERRTVLSVEIFGIYHWNRGRYGSPRIVRELESKGIRASRPFVAKLMRERGLRSIVKKKFKKTTNDSHRYLVVENYLIQNFQVKSSKRGLGFRHHLYRRER, encoded by the coding sequence ATGCGATCAGAAAGAAGAACTGTTTTATCTGTGGAGATCTTTGGTATCTATCATTGGAACCGTGGCAGATATGGGAGCCCCAGGATTGTCAGAGAACTGGAATCAAAAGGGATAAGAGCTTCTCGCCCTTTTGTAGCAAAGCTGATGAGAGAAAGAGGTTTGAGAAGTATTGTAAAGAAGAAATTTAAGAAAACCACCAACGATTCTCATCGATACCTTGTTGTAGAGAATTATCTGATTCAGAATTTTCAGGTTAAAAGTAGTAAAAGAGGTCTGGGTTTCAGACATCACTTATATCGGAGGGAGAGATAG
- a CDS encoding DDE-type integrase/transposase/recombinase — MGGRDRNCFLALVTDAYSKKIMGYDVSDSLATRGSIRALNMAIKQRQYNKSLIHHSDRGLQYCSNDYQKILKKKNIKPSMTESYDPYANTIAERVNGILKQEFLLEDYNVNLQTMNLLVQEAIHIYNTKRPHWSCFMKTPELMHKQNMVKIRTYKNKNSCRNKPTTIL, encoded by the coding sequence ATCGGAGGGAGAGATAGAAATTGTTTTCTGGCTTTGGTTACAGATGCTTATTCCAAAAAAATAATGGGATATGATGTATCTGATAGTTTAGCAACCAGAGGATCTATCAGAGCATTGAATATGGCTATAAAGCAGCGACAATACAACAAAAGTTTAATTCATCATTCTGACAGAGGATTACAGTATTGCAGTAACGATTATCAGAAAATATTGAAAAAGAAAAATATCAAACCTTCAATGACCGAAAGTTATGACCCTTATGCCAATACTATTGCAGAGAGAGTAAATGGGATACTTAAACAAGAGTTTTTACTAGAAGATTATAACGTTAACTTACAAACAATGAATTTACTCGTACAAGAAGCTATTCACATTTATAATACTAAAAGACCACACTGGTCATGTTTTATGAAAACACCTGAACTGATGCATAAACAAAATATGGTCAAAATAAGAACATATAAAAACAAAAATAGTTGCCGAAATAAACCGACAACTATATTATAA